DNA from Orbaceae bacterium lpD01:
GTATTGGCGGACAAGGGATTAACTTGTTGATGAAAGCGTTACAAAACAAGCTGATCAGTCGCGGTTATATCACCACACGGATTGTGGCACCCGCACAGGACCTGACCAAGGGTGAATTAACCTTAGTACTGGTGAAAGGGGTCACCCGGCATATTGACTATAGCGCGGACAGTGATCATTATGCCTCACTCTATACTGCGATGCCGGTCCGCAGCGGGCAAATATTAGATCTCAGAGAGATTGAACAGGGGTTGGAGAACTTACAGCGTTTACCGACAGTGCAGGCTGATATGCAAATCGTGCCCGGTGATCAGCCCGGTGAAAGTGATATAGTCATTCATCGCACGCAATCACGTTTTTGGCGAATCGGCGCTTCATTGGATAACTCAGGCACGCGCGAGACCGGCCGTTATCAGGGCGGTTTAACCTTCTATTTAGATAATCCCTTCCAGTTGAGCGATGCGTTCTATGTCTCTGCTGGTCGTAATTTAGAGGGCGAAAAAGACCGCTATGGTTCGCATAACTCCCTGATATCATACTCAGTGCCCTTTGGTTTCTGGCAATTTAGCGCCTCATTGAGTGACAATAAATATTTTCAGACGGTAGCCGGTATACCTGAAAACTATCAATATAGTGGTCGCAGTCGCAATATTAATCTACAGTTAAGCCGGGTATTACATCGTAATGAGTCACAAAAAACCACCTTAAGTTACGGCATTAACTTACGCCGCTCACATAACTATATCGATGATGAAGAGATCGATGTTCAGCAGCGCAAAACTACCAGTTGGCAGATAGGCCTACAGCATCGCCACTATATCGGTCAAAATACCTTAAATCTGGATTTCAACTATCAAAAAGGGGTGCGCTGGTTTGGCGCGATGCAAGCCCCGGAAGAGTATATTCATGAAGGTACGGCGTTATCGGATATTTTCCATTATAACCTGAGTCTTTCGGTGCCGTTTAGTTTAGCCAGGCAGTCACTGCGTTATGATGTCGCCTTAAAAGGCCAATATAGCCGGCAAAGCCTGCTCACGCCGCAAGACCGTTTTTCAATTGGCGGACGCTGGAGTGTACGCGGTTTTGACGGTGAGTTAACGCTATCGGCTGACCGGGGCTACACGATCAGTAATGAGCTCTCGTTATCGTTACCGAACAGTCAGGAGCTGTATGCCGGGATTGATTATGGCCGGGTTTATGGTGCATCGTCCGATTATTTACAAGGTCACTATTTAAGTGGTGGCGGCGGCGGTCTGCGCGGCGGCCTGTGGGGATTCTATTATGACTTATTTGTTGGTGCGCCAATTTATAAGCCAGAAGCCTTTAAAACCGACCGTGTCACCATGAGCTTTAATCTCAACTGGAGTTACTAATCATGTCTGAATATCAGATTATTGCGCCACTGCTGTTTGAGACCAAACAGAGTGAAGCCGAGTGCCTTGGCATTGCTGTCTGGCTATGGATGCACTCTGAGAATCATAAATATACACCGCTGTATGCGTTACCAACGCTGATCCTACCGGCGATTAAACGTCAGCAATTTTTAATCTTAATCAAAGACAATAAGCCGGTCTGTTATATGAGCTGGGCGAATCTGAGTGAAGTGGTCGAACGTAAATATTTACAACAGGCCTCGGCCTTATCGCTCACTGAAGCGGATTGGTATAGTGGCAAACGAATGTGGGCGATTGATTGGATCTCGCCTTTTGGCGAAACCGGTAAGCTTGCCAAACTTGTACTGAAAGAGATTCTGGCTGATTTCTGTTTTCGGGCGCTCTCCCATCAGGGCAGTATACGTGGCAAACAGATTAAGTTTTTTAAAGGCCGGCATGTGACTCGCCGTCAAGCTGAGCAATGGTTAGCCGATCATCCCTTGCGGATAGATCGGTAACATCGCCAAAATTAATGATAATCAGCCTGTATAACCATAGAAATCAGCATCCAAACACGTGATGAAAGCACGTTATAAAAGATAACTATAAAAAATAGTAACCCAATATGATGGGTTGCAAGAAAGAGAGGAAAGTAGCGATGAATAAGCATTTTTACCGAGTGATTTTTAATCGTGCCCGCGGTATGTTAATGGTCGTGTCTGAGTTAGCCGATAGCCACAGTACGGCATCTCACCGTTGCCAAAAAACGCGAGCGAGAGCGGATCATCGCTATATTGCCAAACTCTCCACCGTCAGTTTCTTAACTAGTCTATCCTTGGGCGTTTTTGCGCTGGTTTCACCCGCAGAGGCAACCACCATTCGGGTCGATCCCAATGCCGATAAAACCCAGCGCCCAACGGTGATAGCCAGTGCTAACGGCACTACGCAAGTGAATATTCAGACGCCCAATAGTCAGGGCTTATCCCATAATCGCTATACCCAATTTGATGTCTCAAAGCAGGGCGTTATCTTAAATAATAGTAATCACGCCTCGCAAACCGAGATTGGCGGCTATATTAAAGGCAATGAGTTTTTAACCTCAAC
Protein-coding regions in this window:
- a CDS encoding toxin-activating lysine-acyltransferase produces the protein MSEYQIIAPLLFETKQSEAECLGIAVWLWMHSENHKYTPLYALPTLILPAIKRQQFLILIKDNKPVCYMSWANLSEVVERKYLQQASALSLTEADWYSGKRMWAIDWISPFGETGKLAKLVLKEILADFCFRALSHQGSIRGKQIKFFKGRHVTRRQAEQWLADHPLRIDR
- a CDS encoding ShlB/FhaC/HecB family hemolysin secretion/activation protein codes for the protein MTSLMVMAADDLSNLNQISDQRLIYQQERQKALETALKPEAADIRLLPPMQVSGQIDFPTETICFPIHKVNLLERDKISYLIPLDRLAKQAQGRCIGGQGINLLMKALQNKLISRGYITTRIVAPAQDLTKGELTLVLVKGVTRHIDYSADSDHYASLYTAMPVRSGQILDLREIEQGLENLQRLPTVQADMQIVPGDQPGESDIVIHRTQSRFWRIGASLDNSGTRETGRYQGGLTFYLDNPFQLSDAFYVSAGRNLEGEKDRYGSHNSLISYSVPFGFWQFSASLSDNKYFQTVAGIPENYQYSGRSRNINLQLSRVLHRNESQKTTLSYGINLRRSHNYIDDEEIDVQQRKTTSWQIGLQHRHYIGQNTLNLDFNYQKGVRWFGAMQAPEEYIHEGTALSDIFHYNLSLSVPFSLARQSLRYDVALKGQYSRQSLLTPQDRFSIGGRWSVRGFDGELTLSADRGYTISNELSLSLPNSQELYAGIDYGRVYGASSDYLQGHYLSGGGGGLRGGLWGFYYDLFVGAPIYKPEAFKTDRVTMSFNLNWSY